Below is a window of Virgibacillus sp. NKC19-3 DNA.
GCATATCACAAGTTCAAGTTTCCCGTTTAGAAAAAAAAATCTTACAGGATATGAAAATAAATATGGATTTATAAAAAATCATCACAGCCTGTGGTGATTTTTTTTGATAAAAATTGTACTTCCGGCAAATACTATTTTTAACGACATACAAAGGATGATGGCAACATGGCTGAAATCGTTTATTTACGTTTAAAAAAAAGTATAGAATTATCCATTATGCAACAGGTTCAGCTGAAAGATATTGCATATATATCCACTTCTTCGTCAAAGAAACGTAAATTAGAAAATACACCGATTTATCGGATTACGAAAAAAGACAAAAACATTGTAATTATTGACAGCTTTATCATTATAGATCATTTAAACAACGTATACGATGATTTGGAATTTCAGCTTATAGGCCCAACACAAACGATTATTCGCATCAATAAAAGTAAGAAAAGCCCTTCTATCGTAATTGTATCTTGCGTCTGGCTTCTTTTATTTATAGGTTCCGCCATGACGATTATGAATTTTCATTATGACGTCAGTATGCAAGAAGTTCAACAAAGACTGCATTATTTACTTACGGGGGAGAATAATGAATTTCCACTATGGATACAAATACCTTATTCTTTTGGATTGGGGATAGGAATGTTGTTATTTTTTAATCACTGGTTTAATAAACGATTTAATGAAGAGCCAAGCCCACTTGAAGTAGAGATATACAACTACCAGCAAGACCTTGATAATTATGTTAATCATTATGAAAATAAACTAAATGATACAAAACCTCCTACTTAATTGCAT
It encodes the following:
- a CDS encoding stage V sporulation protein AA translates to MAEIVYLRLKKSIELSIMQQVQLKDIAYISTSSSKKRKLENTPIYRITKKDKNIVIIDSFIIIDHLNNVYDDLEFQLIGPTQTIIRINKSKKSPSIVIVSCVWLLLFIGSAMTIMNFHYDVSMQEVQQRLHYLLTGENNEFPLWIQIPYSFGLGIGMLLFFNHWFNKRFNEEPSPLEVEIYNYQQDLDNYVNHYENKLNDTKPPT